In Luxibacter massiliensis, a single genomic region encodes these proteins:
- a CDS encoding ABC transporter permease: protein MWKDYSIGFIKKNRASSVSVLVAAFISALFLSLLCGLFYNFWNYEIESVVLEEGNWQGRISGALEEDELSEIENFANVKTVAINEDLSDEQTLVVDICFDDMRAVYQDMPLIAQQLGVPETSVSYHESLLSSYFINDPQNSNPPLLMAFYLFVLLLVSVSLILIIHNSFAVSMNARVHQFGIFSSIGATPGQIRTCLLQEAAMLCVLPILLGSFVGIALTFGAIQAVNILADGIVGRHEAAFTYHPLVFAVTILTSFLTVLISAWLPARKLSKITPLEAIKNTGELQLKRRKKSRILALLFGTEGELAGNALKAQKKSLRTATLSLTLSFLGFALMLSFFTLSGISTNHTYFERYQDAWDVMATLEDTKIEDFSHTEEIHALTDTDSVIYQKATAVCSVPTDAVSEEVKSLGGLETIAGSNVSMVDGIYTIQAPIVIMDDNSFAMYCEQIGVSSAENGSIVLNRIWDNINSNFRYKEYVPFLSENQDTMTLQNLEDAAASVEIPVLGFTQEPPVLREEYDSYALVQFVSLSTWKQIGGTIGNAEPDTYIRILSEKERTLTELSMIETELTNVLGHDISFEVENRIQEKIDNDAMLNGYKLIIGALCVLLAFIGIANVFSNTLGFIRQRKREFARYMSIGMTPEGMRKMFWIEALVIAGRPVLITLPITAVFVWLMITASYLNPMEFLTVAPIVPILLFIVALFGFVALAYYLGGKKILKCDLVEALRTDYMG from the coding sequence ATGTGGAAAGACTATTCGATAGGATTCATCAAAAAGAATCGGGCTTCCAGCGTATCCGTTCTGGTGGCGGCGTTTATTTCTGCTCTGTTTCTCTCTTTATTGTGCGGTTTGTTTTATAATTTCTGGAACTATGAAATAGAATCCGTTGTTTTAGAAGAAGGAAACTGGCAGGGACGCATCAGCGGGGCGCTCGAAGAAGATGAATTGTCCGAAATTGAAAATTTCGCCAATGTAAAAACGGTGGCAATCAATGAGGATTTATCAGACGAACAAACTCTTGTAGTCGATATTTGCTTTGATGACATGAGGGCTGTGTATCAGGATATGCCTCTTATCGCCCAGCAGTTAGGCGTTCCTGAAACTTCCGTATCGTATCATGAATCGCTGTTGTCAAGTTATTTTATCAACGATCCACAGAACAGCAATCCGCCCTTATTGATGGCTTTTTATCTCTTTGTACTCCTACTTGTATCGGTGTCTTTGATTTTAATCATTCATAACTCGTTTGCTGTTTCGATGAATGCCCGTGTACATCAGTTTGGCATCTTTTCCAGCATTGGGGCGACACCGGGGCAAATTCGTACCTGTCTTTTACAGGAAGCGGCGATGCTTTGTGTACTTCCTATATTGCTCGGAAGTTTTGTCGGAATCGCTTTGACTTTCGGGGCCATCCAAGCAGTCAATATCCTCGCCGATGGTATTGTCGGCAGGCATGAAGCTGCCTTTACCTATCATCCGCTCGTGTTTGCAGTCACGATTCTGACCTCGTTTTTGACGGTGCTGATTTCTGCCTGGCTGCCAGCCAGAAAATTGAGCAAGATAACCCCACTGGAAGCCATAAAAAACACTGGGGAATTGCAGCTAAAACGGAGAAAAAAATCCCGTATTCTTGCGCTTTTATTTGGAACCGAAGGGGAACTTGCCGGGAATGCGCTGAAAGCACAGAAGAAATCTCTGAGAACCGCTACGCTGTCATTAACCCTTTCTTTTCTGGGCTTTGCTCTCATGCTGAGTTTTTTTACTCTCTCTGGAATCAGTACAAACCATACCTATTTTGAACGCTACCAGGATGCCTGGGATGTGATGGCAACGCTTGAGGACACAAAGATCGAGGACTTTTCTCATACGGAAGAAATCCATGCTTTAACTGATACAGACAGTGTGATTTATCAAAAGGCAACCGCCGTTTGTTCTGTTCCAACGGACGCTGTCAGCGAAGAAGTAAAAAGTCTGGGAGGCCTTGAAACAATCGCCGGAAGTAATGTCAGTATGGTGGATGGGATTTATACCATTCAGGCTCCTATTGTAATCATGGATGATAACAGCTTTGCCATGTACTGTGAGCAGATTGGCGTTTCTTCAGCGGAAAACGGGAGCATTGTTTTGAATCGTATTTGGGACAACATAAACAGCAATTTCAGATACAAGGAATACGTTCCGTTTTTATCCGAGAACCAGGATACGATGACTTTGCAAAACCTGGAAGATGCGGCTGCGTCTGTGGAGATCCCGGTTTTGGGCTTTACACAGGAACCACCGGTTTTGAGAGAAGAATATGATAGCTATGCTTTAGTCCAATTTGTGTCCCTTTCCACCTGGAAACAAATCGGAGGGACGATTGGAAATGCTGAGCCAGACACCTATATCCGCATTCTTTCAGAAAAAGAGAGAACCCTGACAGAACTGAGTATGATTGAAACCGAGTTGACGAACGTGCTGGGGCATGACATTTCTTTTGAGGTAGAAAACCGGATTCAGGAAAAGATAGACAACGATGCTATGCTGAACGGATACAAACTGATAATTGGGGCGCTGTGTGTGCTGTTGGCTTTCATAGGGATTGCTAACGTATTTTCCAACACGCTGGGATTTATCCGGCAAAGGAAAAGAGAATTTGCGAGATATATGTCCATTGGCATGACGCCAGAAGGTATGCGAAAAATGTTTTGGATCGAAGCCCTCGTTATAGCGGGCCGCCCCGTACTGATCACGCTGCCGATTACGGCTGTGTTTGTGTGGTTGATGATAACGGCAAGCTACCTGAATCCAATGGAATTTTTGACAGTGGCTCCCATCGTTCCCATCCTACTTTTTATCGTGGCACTTTTTGGCTTTGTCGCACTGGCCTATTACCTGGGCGGCAAGAAAATTCTGAAATGCGATCTGGTAGAAGCACTGCGAACTGATTATATGGGATAA
- a CDS encoding helix-turn-helix domain-containing protein: MDYMTLKEASKIWGVTPRWINYYCSAGRIPGAEKMGTIWLIPKNATKPLDGRRKSARQSGGEHHD; this comes from the coding sequence ATGGATTACATGACTTTGAAAGAAGCAAGCAAAATTTGGGGAGTAACACCTCGTTGGATAAATTACTACTGTTCCGCAGGGCGCATTCCAGGTGCAGAAAAAATGGGGACGATCTGGCTTATCCCTAAGAATGCAACAAAACCATTAGACGGACGGAGAAAATCTGCCAGGCAATCAGGAGGAGAACATCATGATTGA
- a CDS encoding sensor histidine kinase produces MSEKWKQKTLLIFPFAVLAAGMILTAAFFLHTYRQIAFEHTSALCETILENSPEAEPQLLAALKDYYSLTEQELRDNDYLEKYGYRADDFCYDFPLDTVLFSIIFFLVTACAFGAGIFLSRRKNRKRIDDLTEYLEQINIGAGGTLIQTKEDEYSHLQDEIYKTVTMLYQTRETAVAAKKNFAENLANIAHQLKTPITAAFLSLQLMEKEIPGAHTEQVKQQLKRLNRLEESLLMLSKIDAGTLPLKREKVDLYTVLNLAADNLNDLLRKNCITVDIPENGCIEFWGDLEWTMEALINLIKNCMEHSKPDGVVHCDYSGNPLYVEIRVWDDGAGFDTEDLPYLFDRFYRGRCAVGDGIGIGLALTRSIFELQNGTITACNLQNGGACFEIRIYSH; encoded by the coding sequence ATGAGCGAAAAATGGAAACAAAAAACACTTCTGATTTTTCCGTTTGCTGTTCTTGCGGCAGGCATGATACTTACCGCCGCTTTCTTCCTGCACACGTACCGGCAGATTGCATTTGAACACACTTCGGCATTATGCGAAACCATATTGGAAAATTCTCCTGAAGCCGAGCCGCAGCTATTAGCGGCTCTGAAAGACTATTATTCATTGACCGAACAAGAACTCAGAGACAACGATTATCTGGAGAAATACGGATACCGGGCCGATGATTTTTGCTATGATTTCCCGCTGGATACAGTGCTTTTTTCGATTATATTTTTCCTTGTGACCGCTTGTGCTTTTGGGGCCGGAATCTTTCTGTCCCGCAGAAAAAATCGAAAGAGGATTGATGATTTGACCGAGTATTTGGAGCAGATCAATATCGGTGCTGGCGGGACATTGATACAAACGAAGGAAGATGAATATTCCCATTTGCAGGACGAGATATACAAAACTGTCACGATGCTTTATCAAACAAGAGAAACGGCAGTTGCCGCAAAGAAAAATTTTGCAGAGAACCTGGCTAATATCGCACACCAACTGAAAACGCCGATCACAGCGGCCTTTTTGTCGTTGCAGCTTATGGAAAAAGAGATTCCGGGGGCTCACACAGAACAGGTCAAACAGCAGTTGAAGCGATTAAATCGTCTGGAAGAATCCTTGCTTATGCTTTCCAAAATTGATGCTGGAACGCTGCCGCTAAAGCGGGAAAAGGTCGATCTTTATACGGTATTAAATCTGGCAGCAGATAATCTGAACGATCTATTGCGGAAAAATTGTATTACTGTTGACATTCCAGAAAATGGCTGTATTGAATTTTGGGGAGATTTAGAGTGGACAATGGAAGCACTCATCAATCTCATAAAGAATTGTATGGAACATTCCAAACCGGACGGCGTAGTCCATTGTGACTACTCAGGCAATCCTCTCTATGTAGAAATTCGGGTATGGGATGACGGGGCGGGCTTTGACACAGAGGACTTACCGTATCTTTTTGATCGTTTTTACCGGGGCCGGTGTGCGGTTGGAGATGGAATTGGAATTGGCCTGGCTCTTACCCGTTCCATTTTTGAATTGCAGAACGGAACCATAACCGCCTGTAATTTGCAAAATGGCGGTGCTTGTTTTGAAATAAGGATATACAGTCACTGA
- a CDS encoding response regulator transcription factor, whose protein sequence is MIEVYYAEDDEMIGKSVKEYLEQQNCKVSVFDRIADAKKALIGHLPTIVLLDWNMPDGQGNELCLWIRERWKTLPIIYLTVRGDSHDIVTGFQNGADDYVVKPFDLVVLYSRILALLRRTEGVTHTKLFCDDLILDKEKTAVYNGQKEIVVSQPEYRILLILMENKGKTITRNQLLEQVWDRSGNYVNDNTLTVTMKRLREKLNHPACLKTIRSFGYRMEDTQ, encoded by the coding sequence ATGATTGAAGTTTATTATGCAGAAGATGATGAAATGATTGGCAAATCTGTAAAAGAATATTTGGAACAGCAGAATTGCAAAGTGAGTGTTTTTGATAGGATTGCCGATGCCAAGAAAGCGTTGATCGGTCATTTGCCTACAATCGTCTTGCTGGACTGGAATATGCCGGACGGACAAGGCAATGAATTGTGCCTTTGGATTCGGGAAAGATGGAAAACCCTGCCTATTATCTATTTGACAGTTCGCGGTGATTCCCATGACATTGTTACTGGCTTCCAAAATGGGGCGGATGATTATGTGGTAAAACCCTTTGACCTTGTTGTTCTGTATTCTCGTATTCTGGCGCTGTTACGGAGAACCGAGGGCGTAACCCACACAAAACTATTCTGCGATGACTTGATTTTGGATAAGGAGAAAACGGCTGTCTATAATGGGCAGAAAGAAATCGTTGTAAGCCAGCCGGAGTACCGAATTCTCCTGATTCTGATGGAAAACAAGGGAAAAACGATCACCAGAAACCAGTTATTAGAGCAAGTTTGGGATCGCAGCGGGAACTATGTAAATGATAATACGCTGACGGTCACAATGAAAAGGCTACGGGAAAAGCTGAATCATCCAGCCTGCTTAAAAACGATCCGAAGTTTTGGCTACCGTATGGAGGACACACAATGA
- a CDS encoding ABC transporter ATP-binding protein: MEILKCENVRKVYGSGNNQVVALDHIDLSVQKGEFVAIVGASGSGKSTLLHILGSVDKPTEGKVLIEGTELSAMNRTQAAIFRRRKVGLVYQFYNLIPTLTVRKNILMPLLLDKRKPNKEYFEQIVHSLGIEDKLEALPSQLSGGQQQRVAIARSLIYRPALLLADEPTGNLDRKNGDEIIDLLKLSNRNLEQTILLITHDEKIALEADRIITIEDGKIISDQKRR; the protein is encoded by the coding sequence ATGGAAATACTAAAATGTGAAAATGTCCGAAAGGTATATGGCTCTGGAAACAATCAAGTTGTGGCATTGGATCACATTGACCTGTCCGTACAAAAAGGGGAATTTGTAGCAATCGTAGGGGCATCCGGTTCAGGAAAATCCACCTTGTTGCACATTTTGGGAAGTGTGGATAAGCCAACAGAAGGGAAAGTCCTTATCGAGGGAACAGAATTATCTGCCATGAACCGAACACAGGCAGCCATTTTCCGGCGTAGAAAGGTCGGGCTGGTTTATCAGTTTTATAATCTTATCCCCACCCTTACCGTCCGAAAAAATATTCTCATGCCGCTCCTGTTAGACAAGCGCAAACCCAATAAAGAATACTTTGAGCAGATTGTACATTCGCTGGGAATCGAAGATAAACTGGAAGCACTGCCCAGCCAACTATCCGGCGGGCAGCAGCAGCGTGTTGCCATCGCTCGTTCTTTGATTTATCGTCCGGCGCTCTTGCTTGCTGATGAACCGACCGGCAACCTGGATCGGAAAAACGGAGATGAAATCATTGACTTGCTGAAATTATCTAACCGTAACCTAGAACAGACGATTCTTTTGATTACCCATGATGAAAAGATTGCACTGGAGGCGGATCGTATTATCACCATAGAGGATGGGAAGATCATCAGCGATCAGAAACGGAGGTAA
- a CDS encoding Maff2 family mobile element protein, which produces MDFFNSAVDVLQTLVIALGAGLGIWGGINLMEGYGNDNPGANAHVR; this is translated from the coding sequence ATGGATTTTTTCAACAGCGCAGTTGACGTATTGCAGACTTTGGTAATCGCGCTTGGCGCAGGACTTGGCATTTGGGGCGGCATTAACCTCATGGAGGGGTACGGCAACGATAACCCCGGCGCGAATGCTCATGTACGGTAA